Proteins encoded together in one Williamwhitmania taraxaci window:
- a CDS encoding two-component regulator propeller domain-containing protein produces MKRSFAIILSIIVFANVLWAQENPIYTAKVTLDRYTKFENFTTKNGLSDNRVTAIFQDSRGYMWFGTAKGLNRFDGYSFIVFSHTDSLSISSNEVTSIVEDKHGYLWIGTSNGLNRLDPRNGKFTHFYADASPKSILKNSAIRALLYTSDGFLWVDCEGGVLSKIELEFMTVRHFMRKGQTNSNYPFSSMIECRNGKSIIAGGASSPVITINKDNNSSEELPVIRDGKGGLFIQGVSDFTYDSKGNLWMGQIHDYLVMLDAKTGTANNMRFRSKYAVKSDGKGNIWLGGYRGGLIQYSEDKNEITQYQYNQDNPFSIAGDQISRIYPDRSGCIWIATDGGLSKYSVYANKFSHFFHIPETESLPSNKVTCFAEGVDGIVWIGTQDRGLVRFDRNGSHFETIGFDRENTNAIESPYITSISIDSKGVLWLSLWDGKIGGLNSYDPKKRKATRFKTNVDYRWFSKALVGPRDEIYAGTWGVGLCIFDPKKGNYSDVVNGFSRRFSGNDGSTYSIVRDRNDRIWFSTKGYPFYFNPILNTFENFQPSISPKFQGPEIAYSKGKTIPRLPFPHGAYTPFLDADGNPWLYSKDGNLISFSDTRALRVLQLSPGINCITPANDGVGFWVGIADKIEYVNSHSGLRKPLGSSIPTGEIYAVYEENNYLFLGCHTGLIRLKLSKDRQMVVEAQKVYSYPVRAFCSNGVNVYIGADNGLFRLDSGRIKVVGSGLVKAPQNIFVHSFFLNSEGDFFVGTSDGLYFLPSCNKIFKHYPCDATSETSLHSNNILSIAQDIKGLVWLGTESYVSTFDRSTQKFFTYNLPGNDALSSSLISDMLFDSKGNLWIGTTTKSGLNRLNLATGYIDYFVSRSYQSKGLKGNEIVCLFEDSKKRIWVGTEVGLNLLLPNGRDFALFDKKTCLPTGTINSILEDAHGNLWLATENGLCCIDLVRNTTQRFTVGDGLQHNKFAPRSAIKLRSGELLFGGEAGFNLIDPDSVSLNHTPPIAGISGVWVNGKRLFYEAASLKTIELKHSERNINFELTSLDFNYPEKNRYAYQLEGYDTTWIETVASDRLVQYSNLGPGHYLFRLKSCNSDGVWSAEEVCLAVVVDSPFWQDWWFIVLSLIFISGFVFFIGELRERRLRNDKLLLEKTVADRTSILLAQREEIISQRDALQRQHNEIERYNYQLSESLEFAKHLQDSHMQSASELDIICSNHFLIYQPKYLVGGDFYWANNVNDNVIFCVVDCTGHGVPGALMSMVGLVAIKDVVLNQKLYDPAQVLESVHQKIVSTLTAGNPGDSVSSAMDVAFGVLNRKTGTLRFSGAHCPIFIIRDAYTTFPSLIEIPGDKRLVGSPLFRSNFTNHTIEVAKGDMIYLFTDGLVDQLEEHLRRKFSRSLAREMFTEIACLGMDEQRTEILRRITEWKGTDTQTDDITVFGIRV; encoded by the coding sequence ATGAAGCGATCATTCGCCATTATCCTAAGCATTATAGTTTTCGCCAACGTATTGTGGGCTCAGGAAAATCCTATCTATACCGCTAAGGTTACGCTGGACAGGTATACTAAGTTCGAAAACTTTACTACCAAGAACGGACTAAGCGATAACCGTGTGACTGCTATTTTTCAGGATAGCCGCGGCTATATGTGGTTTGGCACCGCTAAGGGGTTAAATCGGTTCGATGGATACAGCTTTATTGTTTTTTCGCATACCGATTCGCTCTCTATCTCCTCCAACGAGGTTACTTCCATTGTGGAGGACAAGCATGGTTATTTATGGATTGGAACCTCCAATGGTTTAAACCGATTAGATCCTCGCAACGGAAAGTTTACCCATTTTTATGCAGATGCAAGTCCTAAAAGCATCCTTAAGAATTCCGCCATTAGGGCATTGCTTTACACCTCCGATGGATTCTTGTGGGTGGATTGTGAAGGGGGTGTGTTGAGCAAGATTGAACTGGAATTCATGACCGTGCGCCATTTTATGCGCAAAGGACAAACCAACTCTAATTATCCGTTTAGTTCCATGATCGAATGCCGCAATGGTAAGTCTATTATTGCTGGAGGAGCATCGAGTCCTGTAATTACCATTAACAAGGATAATAACTCTTCGGAGGAACTTCCTGTAATTAGGGATGGCAAAGGAGGGTTGTTTATTCAAGGAGTATCAGATTTTACTTACGATAGCAAAGGAAATTTGTGGATGGGCCAAATTCACGATTACCTAGTAATGCTCGATGCAAAGACAGGCACTGCAAACAACATGCGCTTCCGATCGAAGTATGCCGTGAAGTCCGATGGTAAAGGAAATATTTGGTTGGGCGGATACCGGGGCGGATTAATTCAGTATTCTGAAGATAAGAATGAGATTACTCAATACCAATATAATCAGGATAACCCTTTTTCCATAGCTGGCGATCAAATTTCTCGAATTTACCCCGATAGAAGCGGATGTATATGGATTGCCACCGATGGTGGTCTCTCAAAATATAGCGTTTATGCCAATAAATTCAGCCATTTCTTTCATATTCCCGAAACCGAATCGTTACCATCGAATAAGGTTACTTGCTTTGCCGAAGGGGTCGATGGCATTGTATGGATAGGAACACAGGATCGTGGTCTTGTCCGGTTCGATAGAAATGGATCACATTTCGAGACTATTGGCTTCGATCGCGAAAATACGAATGCAATTGAGTCGCCCTACATAACCTCTATTTCTATTGATAGTAAAGGTGTTTTGTGGCTCAGTCTTTGGGATGGTAAGATTGGTGGGTTGAATAGCTACGACCCTAAGAAACGGAAGGCTACCCGCTTTAAAACCAACGTGGATTACCGGTGGTTTAGTAAAGCATTGGTTGGTCCACGCGACGAAATTTATGCAGGAACATGGGGTGTTGGGTTGTGTATCTTTGATCCAAAAAAAGGCAACTACTCCGACGTGGTGAATGGGTTCTCGCGCAGGTTCTCTGGAAATGATGGCTCTACCTATTCCATTGTTCGTGATAGAAATGATCGTATCTGGTTTTCAACCAAGGGTTATCCATTTTATTTTAACCCAATTCTGAACACTTTCGAAAATTTTCAGCCATCCATTTCTCCCAAATTTCAAGGACCAGAAATTGCCTATTCCAAAGGGAAGACAATACCTAGATTACCTTTCCCCCATGGAGCGTATACTCCTTTTTTGGATGCAGACGGAAACCCTTGGCTTTATAGTAAGGATGGTAACCTCATTTCGTTTAGCGACACTCGTGCACTGCGTGTTCTTCAGTTGAGTCCCGGCATCAACTGCATTACTCCGGCCAACGATGGTGTAGGGTTTTGGGTGGGTATTGCCGATAAAATTGAATATGTTAACAGCCATTCAGGCCTAAGGAAACCTTTGGGTTCAAGCATTCCAACAGGCGAGATATATGCGGTTTACGAGGAGAATAACTATCTTTTTTTAGGCTGTCATACTGGATTAATTAGGCTCAAATTGTCGAAGGATAGGCAAATGGTTGTTGAGGCACAAAAGGTATACAGCTATCCGGTAAGGGCCTTTTGTAGCAATGGCGTAAACGTATATATCGGTGCCGACAATGGGTTGTTCCGCCTAGATAGCGGCCGTATCAAGGTTGTAGGATCGGGATTAGTAAAGGCACCTCAGAATATTTTCGTTCATTCTTTTTTCCTAAACAGCGAGGGCGATTTTTTTGTAGGCACGAGCGATGGGTTGTACTTCCTCCCCAGCTGCAATAAGATATTTAAGCATTACCCGTGCGATGCAACCTCGGAAACATCGCTCCATAGCAATAACATACTTTCCATTGCACAAGATATAAAAGGGTTGGTGTGGCTAGGTACTGAAAGCTATGTGTCGACATTTGATCGATCTACCCAGAAATTTTTTACCTACAACCTTCCCGGGAATGATGCCCTTTCGAGTAGCTTAATTTCCGATATGTTGTTCGATTCCAAAGGAAATCTCTGGATAGGTACAACTACCAAAAGTGGATTAAATCGACTGAATCTGGCAACGGGTTATATCGATTATTTTGTTTCAAGATCGTACCAAAGCAAGGGATTAAAAGGCAACGAAATTGTTTGCCTTTTCGAAGATTCAAAGAAGCGGATTTGGGTAGGCACTGAGGTTGGATTGAATTTGCTTCTTCCCAATGGCCGTGACTTTGCACTTTTTGATAAAAAAACATGTCTGCCTACAGGAACCATTAATTCGATACTAGAGGATGCGCATGGAAACCTTTGGTTAGCTACGGAGAATGGATTATGCTGTATCGATTTAGTTCGAAATACAACTCAGAGGTTTACGGTTGGCGATGGGCTTCAGCACAACAAGTTCGCTCCACGAAGTGCGATCAAGTTGCGTTCGGGCGAGTTATTATTCGGAGGGGAAGCTGGTTTTAATCTAATTGACCCAGATAGCGTAAGTTTGAATCATACACCACCAATTGCCGGGATATCTGGTGTGTGGGTAAATGGAAAACGCTTGTTTTACGAAGCAGCTTCCCTTAAGACAATCGAGCTTAAGCATTCGGAGAGGAATATAAACTTTGAGTTAACCTCCCTCGATTTTAATTATCCCGAAAAGAATAGATATGCCTACCAGCTGGAGGGTTATGATACTACTTGGATCGAAACCGTGGCATCTGATCGATTGGTGCAGTATAGTAATCTAGGCCCTGGCCATTACCTCTTTCGCTTAAAGAGTTGCAATAGCGATGGGGTATGGAGTGCCGAAGAGGTTTGCCTTGCAGTTGTGGTGGATTCTCCGTTTTGGCAAGATTGGTGGTTCATAGTTTTGTCCCTGATTTTTATCAGTGGATTCGTTTTCTTTATAGGTGAACTGCGGGAGCGGAGGTTACGGAATGATAAGCTGCTGTTGGAAAAAACCGTTGCCGACCGTACTTCCATACTTTTGGCCCAGCGTGAGGAGATTATTAGCCAACGCGATGCCCTTCAGCGGCAGCATAATGAGATTGAACGGTATAATTACCAACTCTCGGAGAGTTTAGAGTTTGCAAAGCATTTGCAGGATTCTCATATGCAGAGTGCTTCGGAACTGGATATTATTTGTAGTAACCACTTTCTGATATACCAACCAAAGTATTTGGTTGGAGGTGATTTTTATTGGGCCAACAATGTAAACGATAATGTGATTTTTTGTGTGGTAGATTGCACGGGTCATGGTGTTCCTGGTGCATTGATGAGCATGGTTGGCTTAGTGGCAATTAAGGATGTAGTATTAAATCAGAAACTTTACGATCCGGCTCAAGTGCTGGAGAGTGTACACCAAAAAATTGTATCCACCCTGACGGCAGGTAATCCCGGCGATTCTGTATCGAGCGCAATGGATGTTGCTTTTGGCGTTCTCAACCGGAAGACCGGGACGTTAAGATTCTCCGGCGCTCACTGCCCCATTTTTATCATCAGAGATGCTTATACAACCTTCCCTTCGCTGATTGAAATTCCGGGCGATAAAAGACTTGTTGGCAGTCCTCTCTTTCGAAGCAACTTTACCAATCATACTATTGAAGTAGCCAAAGGGGATATGATTTACCTCTTTACCGATGGACTTGTGGACCAGCTGGAGGAGCATCTACGACGAAAGTTCTCGCGCAGCTTGGCTCGCGAAATGTTTACCGAAATTGCCTGTTTGGGTATGGACGAGCAACGAACGGAAATCCTACGGCGCATTACGGAATGGAAGGGCACCGATACCCAAACCGATGACATTACCGTTTTTGGGATTAGGGTGTAA